A single window of Kitasatospora sp. HUAS MG31 DNA harbors:
- a CDS encoding MFS transporter — translation MPTPARNRDHLTRPTLVVICLCVLVAQSMVAAINLMIPQLAASTLAPTSGQLLWAVDAYVIAFAGLLIPAGACGDRYGRRRALLAGLALFALGAAVSALAGDPAVLIAGRAASGAGAALIMPATMAILVQLAGPEGRVQALASWTLALGLGGLAGNLGGGLVAQYLPWQALFWLMPPIAAVLVLAVLRTVPALPGQPAAAPDPIGAVLLTAGVTVLLHGVIESPAHGWTSAGVLSALALGALLLAGFTRHALRSAHPLVDPRLFAARRLRAAVLGSATSFFGLFALFYVNSQYLQYVKGYSAVLTGVAIVPLTVGMALVPRIAVRLQARSGPRPLIGGGLALIGAGLLAASTADAATPYPLYAVWLLVISVGMGLSAPALAFGVVSELPPGQAGLGSGLNTAARELGAATGVAVVGTVLTGRFAGRPADLIGAAGGSRVAEYAAASGAGLRVVGVLVLVAAATVWFGLRGGPAELPGTPAPEPARKTLV, via the coding sequence TTGCCCACGCCTGCCCGGAACCGGGACCACCTGACCCGCCCCACCCTCGTGGTGATCTGCCTCTGCGTCCTCGTGGCCCAGAGCATGGTCGCCGCGATCAACCTGATGATCCCCCAGCTCGCCGCCTCCACCCTGGCCCCCACCTCCGGCCAACTGCTCTGGGCCGTGGACGCCTACGTCATCGCCTTCGCCGGCCTGCTCATCCCGGCCGGCGCCTGCGGCGACCGCTACGGGCGGCGCCGCGCCCTGCTCGCCGGACTCGCCCTGTTCGCCCTCGGCGCCGCGGTCAGCGCCCTGGCCGGCGACCCCGCCGTCCTGATCGCCGGACGGGCCGCCTCCGGCGCCGGCGCCGCCCTGATCATGCCCGCCACCATGGCGATCCTGGTCCAGCTGGCCGGACCCGAAGGACGCGTCCAGGCCCTCGCCTCCTGGACCCTCGCCCTCGGCCTCGGCGGACTCGCCGGCAACCTCGGCGGCGGCCTGGTCGCCCAGTACCTGCCCTGGCAGGCGCTGTTCTGGCTGATGCCGCCGATCGCCGCCGTCCTCGTCCTCGCCGTGCTGCGCACCGTCCCGGCCCTGCCCGGACAGCCCGCCGCCGCCCCCGACCCGATCGGCGCCGTCCTGCTCACCGCCGGGGTGACCGTGCTGCTCCACGGCGTCATCGAGAGCCCCGCCCACGGCTGGACCTCGGCCGGGGTGCTCTCCGCCCTCGCGCTCGGCGCCCTGCTGCTGGCCGGCTTCACCCGCCACGCGCTGCGGTCCGCTCACCCGCTGGTCGACCCGCGGCTGTTCGCCGCCCGCAGGCTGCGCGCCGCCGTGCTCGGCTCGGCCACCAGCTTCTTCGGGCTGTTCGCCCTCTTCTACGTCAACTCGCAGTACCTGCAGTACGTCAAGGGCTACTCGGCGGTGCTGACCGGCGTCGCCATCGTGCCGCTCACCGTCGGGATGGCGCTGGTGCCGCGGATCGCCGTCCGGCTGCAGGCCCGCTCCGGGCCGCGCCCGCTGATCGGCGGCGGCCTCGCGCTGATCGGCGCCGGACTGCTGGCCGCCTCGACGGCGGACGCGGCGACGCCGTACCCGCTGTACGCGGTCTGGCTGCTGGTGATCTCGGTCGGGATGGGGCTCTCCGCACCCGCGCTGGCCTTCGGCGTGGTGTCGGAACTCCCGCCGGGGCAGGCCGGCCTGGGCTCGGGCCTGAACACGGCGGCCCGCGAGCTCGGGGCGGCCACTGGGGTGGCCGTGGTCGGCACGGTGCTGACCGGGAGGTTCGCCGGGCGGCCGGCCGACCTGATCGGGGCCGCCGGCGGCAGCCGGGTCGCGGAGTACGCGGCGGCGAGCGGAGCCGGGCTCCGGGTGGTGGGCGTGCTGGTGCTGGTGGCCGCGGCCACGGTCTGGTTCGGCCTGCGGGGCGGCCCGGCCGAGCTGCCCGGGACACCGGCCCCGGAGCCGGCGCGGAAGACGCTCGTCTAG
- a CDS encoding TolB family protein, with translation MTASVITRFAKNVTAEGVRPKRVGRARRLALAVPLAAISAVGLVACDNPQQHTDAAQASAAPSALPTGTPAAATPTASASATPTASATPTVSASAPATASASPSTAAPASSSTATKALNGTARNGLTISDGSRYVLMNGTTVDFGVAVRDLVWSPDGKKAAFITGAGDLAVANPDGTGRVTVAKNPGGQTWTHPAWQVAPADTQYAIPAKNNLIFSVSEGGKLKLKRVSARATGAVPELLALGSASGGPEVVVPPMTGNSWPSGGGTQGTSVYANKDGQVYIRDEYLRQQGGPITKGSEPAFSADGESVVFVRSVDGHDHIFRADRAGEGAKDLTPRATADFHEPVFSADGKTVAVRGADGVYTLPVNGSAAPTKVSDHAGHPAYRAQR, from the coding sequence ATGACCGCGTCCGTTATCACCCGTTTTGCGAAGAACGTCACCGCCGAGGGCGTCCGTCCGAAGCGGGTCGGCCGCGCCCGCCGCCTCGCCCTGGCCGTGCCGCTCGCCGCGATCAGCGCGGTCGGCCTGGTCGCCTGCGACAACCCGCAGCAGCACACGGACGCCGCCCAGGCCTCCGCCGCCCCCTCGGCGCTCCCGACCGGCACCCCGGCCGCCGCCACCCCCACCGCGTCGGCCTCCGCCACCCCGACGGCGTCCGCCACCCCGACCGTCTCGGCCTCCGCCCCGGCCACCGCCTCCGCGTCGCCGTCCACGGCCGCCCCGGCCTCGTCCTCCACGGCCACCAAGGCGCTGAACGGTACCGCCCGCAACGGCCTGACCATCAGCGACGGCTCCCGGTACGTGCTGATGAACGGCACCACCGTGGACTTCGGCGTCGCCGTCCGCGACCTGGTCTGGTCCCCGGACGGGAAGAAGGCCGCCTTCATCACCGGCGCCGGCGACCTCGCCGTGGCCAACCCGGACGGCACCGGCCGGGTCACCGTCGCCAAGAACCCCGGCGGCCAGACCTGGACCCACCCGGCCTGGCAGGTCGCCCCGGCCGACACCCAGTACGCGATCCCGGCCAAGAACAACCTGATCTTCTCCGTCTCCGAGGGCGGCAAGCTCAAGCTGAAGCGCGTCTCGGCCCGGGCCACCGGCGCCGTCCCGGAGCTCCTGGCCCTGGGCTCCGCCTCGGGCGGGCCCGAGGTGGTCGTGCCCCCGATGACCGGCAACTCCTGGCCGAGCGGCGGCGGCACGCAGGGCACCTCCGTCTACGCGAACAAGGACGGCCAGGTCTACATCCGCGACGAGTACCTGCGCCAGCAGGGCGGCCCGATCACCAAGGGCTCCGAGCCCGCCTTCTCCGCCGACGGCGAGAGCGTGGTCTTCGTCCGCTCGGTCGACGGCCACGACCACATCTTCCGCGCCGACCGCGCCGGCGAGGGCGCCAAGGACCTCACCCCGCGCGCCACCGCCGACTTCCACGAGCCGGTGTTCTCCGCCGACGGCAAGACCGTCGCCGTCCGCGGTGCCGACGGCGTCTACACCCTGCCGGTCAACGGGTCCGCCGCGCCGACCAAGGTCTCCGACCACGCCGGCCACCCCGCCTACCGCGCCCAGCGCTGA
- a CDS encoding DUF5994 family protein has product MPIPFPTSSGPWSVAGGPLLPRLVLEPTMSREGVFDGAWWPRSNHVVAELPDLITALGAHFGRILRVGLDTSTWDGVPRSVVVNGLMIKINRLAGTDATISVTRGFQDHFLLLVVPPGTAPDAAASAMAGASTTGNHTPAAELLLG; this is encoded by the coding sequence ATGCCGATTCCTTTCCCCACTTCCTCCGGGCCATGGTCGGTGGCCGGTGGTCCGCTGCTGCCCCGCCTGGTACTGGAGCCGACGATGTCGCGGGAGGGCGTCTTCGACGGGGCCTGGTGGCCCCGCTCGAACCACGTCGTCGCCGAGCTGCCGGACCTGATCACCGCGCTCGGCGCCCACTTCGGGCGCATCCTCCGGGTCGGCCTCGACACCTCGACCTGGGACGGTGTGCCCCGGTCCGTCGTGGTGAACGGCCTGATGATCAAGATCAACCGGCTTGCCGGCACCGACGCGACGATCAGCGTCACCCGGGGCTTCCAGGACCACTTCCTGCTGCTGGTGGTGCCACCCGGCACCGCCCCGGACGCAGCCGCCTCGGCGATGGCCGGAGCCTCCACGACCGGAAACCACACCCCTGCGGCAGAACTCCTGCTCGGCTGA
- a CDS encoding SixA phosphatase family protein, with protein sequence MTAAARLIVLRHAKSAWPDVPDQDRPLAERGRADAPAAGRWLREHRMVPDLVVCSTSRRTRETWELAVAELGADPPVRYDDRAYRAEAEELIALLREVPPSAGTVLLVGHRPEVQDLVLSLAEDTGSQDLARVREKYPTTGIAVLDLVGDWPGLGHGTAELSAFAVPRGTPAEPANTDQ encoded by the coding sequence ATGACCGCTGCTGCACGGCTGATCGTCCTCAGGCACGCGAAGTCCGCCTGGCCCGACGTGCCCGACCAGGACCGGCCGCTGGCCGAACGGGGACGCGCGGACGCCCCCGCGGCCGGCCGGTGGCTGCGCGAGCACCGCATGGTCCCGGACCTGGTGGTGTGCTCCACCTCCCGGCGGACCCGGGAGACCTGGGAACTGGCCGTCGCCGAGCTGGGCGCCGACCCGCCGGTCCGGTACGACGACCGGGCGTACCGGGCGGAGGCCGAGGAACTGATCGCCCTGCTGCGGGAGGTGCCGCCGTCGGCCGGCACGGTGCTGCTGGTGGGCCACCGGCCCGAGGTGCAGGACCTGGTGCTGTCGCTGGCCGAGGACACCGGGTCCCAGGACCTGGCCCGGGTCCGGGAGAAGTACCCGACCACGGGCATCGCCGTCCTCGACCTGGTGGGCGACTGGCCGGGGCTGGGCCACGGCACCGCCGAGCTCAGTGCGTTCGCCGTCCCCCGCGGAACCCCGGCGGAACCGGCCAATACCGATCAGTAG
- a CDS encoding VOC family protein, protein MAVQPEGTPCWVDAMFSDVEGAKSFYADVLGWTFGEAASEYGNYTQAYKDGKAVAAVVPPMPGQEGQSAWCLYLASPDVAATAAKIRDNGGEVMMEPMQVGDFGSMMLARDPGGAVFGVWQAGTHEGFEAIGAVGSYAWAEVFTRDTGKVDAFYPAVFPYKARRMVTDEVDYRTFDVGGNPVLGRMAMGDEFPAEVPSYVQVYFAVDDCDAAIGRATERGGKLVFGPMGSPFGRFAALLDPQGAAFAVIDMGTTEGEMPQMADA, encoded by the coding sequence ATGGCTGTGCAACCCGAGGGAACGCCCTGCTGGGTCGATGCGATGTTCTCCGACGTGGAAGGCGCCAAGAGCTTCTACGCCGACGTTCTGGGCTGGACCTTCGGCGAGGCGGCGTCGGAGTACGGCAACTACACCCAGGCGTACAAGGACGGGAAGGCGGTCGCCGCCGTCGTCCCGCCGATGCCCGGGCAGGAGGGACAGTCGGCCTGGTGCCTGTACCTCGCGTCACCGGACGTCGCCGCCACCGCGGCGAAGATCCGCGACAACGGCGGCGAGGTGATGATGGAGCCGATGCAGGTCGGCGACTTCGGCTCGATGATGCTGGCCCGCGACCCCGGCGGCGCGGTCTTCGGCGTCTGGCAGGCCGGCACCCACGAGGGCTTCGAGGCGATCGGCGCGGTGGGCTCGTACGCCTGGGCGGAGGTCTTCACCCGGGACACCGGCAAGGTCGACGCCTTCTACCCGGCGGTCTTCCCCTACAAGGCCCGCCGGATGGTCACCGACGAGGTCGACTACCGGACGTTCGACGTCGGCGGGAACCCCGTGCTCGGCCGGATGGCGATGGGCGACGAGTTCCCCGCCGAGGTGCCGTCCTACGTCCAGGTGTACTTCGCCGTGGACGACTGCGACGCGGCGATCGGCAGGGCCACCGAGCGCGGCGGCAAGCTGGTGTTCGGGCCGATGGGCAGCCCCTTCGGCCGGTTCGCCGCCCTGCTCGACCCGCAGGGCGCCGCGTTCGCGGTGATCGACATGGGCACCACCGAGGGCGAGATGCCCCAGATGGCCGACGCCTGA
- a CDS encoding CBS domain-containing protein, with amino-acid sequence MTTHSPQSAGRGHGLTVADAMEPCDRQIADDNTVDQVGDILRGADIEYLLVRDHDGRCEGVVTRTGLTRS; translated from the coding sequence GTGACCACTCACTCCCCGCAGTCGGCAGGGCGCGGCCACGGCCTCACGGTCGCCGACGCCATGGAGCCCTGTGATCGCCAGATAGCCGACGACAACACCGTCGACCAGGTCGGCGACATCCTCCGCGGTGCCGACATCGAGTACCTGCTCGTCCGCGACCACGACGGCCGGTGCGAGGGCGTGGTCACCCGCACCGGACTCACCCGTTCCTGA
- a CDS encoding MerR family transcriptional regulator, with protein MAPDGMWSIGELAEHAGVTVKTVRFYSDRGLLPETGRSSGGHRRYGPEAIERLRLIRSLRSLDLPVPEVERVLDREDALEDVIDGQLRDIGSQLAALRWREAALQLLRDCSPEERADRLRLIGGMTTPPDTTALARFWRRVLPLRMPPKLTESIVDASVPQPPADPTPAQVLAFARLHALVTASGPDGRPWRPETRLPVDGFRPAELYEGLGEAYRLAEADLRGRRAPRGGAALDCFVDAYARSIGTRDTPDFRRKLSGKLAAARDPWLERYWRLAAELSPDPAVTTGTAHDWLRAALDDHVTD; from the coding sequence TTGGCGCCCGACGGCATGTGGAGCATCGGCGAACTCGCGGAGCACGCCGGGGTGACCGTCAAGACCGTCCGCTTCTACTCCGACCGCGGCCTGCTGCCCGAGACCGGGCGCAGCAGTGGCGGCCACCGCCGGTACGGTCCCGAGGCGATCGAACGGCTCCGGCTGATCCGCTCGCTGCGCTCCCTGGACCTGCCGGTGCCCGAGGTGGAGCGGGTCCTGGACCGCGAGGACGCCCTGGAGGACGTGATCGACGGGCAGCTGCGGGACATCGGCTCGCAGCTGGCCGCCCTACGGTGGCGGGAGGCCGCCCTGCAACTGCTCCGGGACTGCTCCCCCGAGGAGCGGGCCGACCGGCTCCGGCTGATCGGGGGCATGACGACACCGCCGGACACCACGGCGCTGGCCCGGTTCTGGCGGCGGGTGCTGCCGCTGCGGATGCCGCCGAAGCTGACCGAGTCGATCGTCGACGCCTCGGTGCCGCAGCCGCCGGCGGATCCGACCCCGGCGCAGGTGCTGGCCTTCGCCCGGCTGCACGCGCTGGTCACCGCGTCCGGACCGGACGGCCGGCCGTGGCGGCCGGAGACCCGGCTGCCGGTGGACGGCTTCCGGCCGGCCGAGCTCTACGAGGGGCTGGGCGAGGCGTACCGGCTGGCGGAGGCGGACCTGCGGGGACGGCGGGCGCCGCGCGGGGGTGCCGCGCTCGACTGCTTCGTCGACGCCTACGCCCGGTCGATCGGCACCCGGGACACCCCGGACTTCCGCCGCAAGCTCAGCGGGAAGCTGGCGGCGGCCCGGGACCCGTGGCTGGAGCGGTACTGGCGGCTCGCCGCCGAACTCTCCCCCGACCCGGCGGTCACCACAGGGACGGCCCACGACTGGCTCCGCGCCGCCCTGGACGACCACGTCACCGACTGA
- a CDS encoding amino acid permease: MSTDTSRPTRQSTPPPAAADGHLKAGLKNRHLSMIAIGGVIGAGLFVGSGAGIAATGPGILLSYTLAGVLVVMVMRMLGEMAAADPQSGSFSAYADRALGRWAGFTIGWLYWFFWVVVLAVEATAGARILNGWMPGVPQWAFALIVMAVLTATNLFSVASYGEFEFWFAGIKVVAIAAFLVVGGLALFGVLPETHAVGTENLLDHGGFLPHGIGAVFTGMLTVVFAFMGSEIVTLAAGESEDPARAVSKATNSVIWRIGIFYLGSIAIVVTLLPWDSADVAKSPYVAVLEHVGLPYAAPVMDFIVLTAVLSCLNSGMYTASRMAFSLGQRGDAPKAFAKVTSRGVPLIAILASVVFGFVAVFFNYTSPDTVFSFLLNSSGAVALFVWLVICFSQLRMRRILEQESPEKLTVRMWLYPYLTWATIGLIGFVVAYMFTDASGREQMILSLVAAAIVLIAARVVETRRRKALA; encoded by the coding sequence ATGAGCACGGACACCTCAAGGCCCACCCGGCAGTCGACCCCACCCCCGGCGGCAGCGGACGGACACCTCAAGGCCGGCCTGAAGAACCGCCACCTGTCGATGATCGCGATCGGCGGTGTGATCGGCGCCGGTCTGTTCGTCGGATCCGGTGCGGGTATCGCGGCCACCGGCCCCGGCATTCTGCTCTCCTACACGCTGGCCGGTGTGCTGGTCGTCATGGTGATGCGGATGCTCGGCGAGATGGCCGCCGCGGACCCGCAGAGCGGCTCGTTCTCCGCGTACGCCGACCGGGCGCTCGGCCGCTGGGCCGGCTTCACCATCGGCTGGCTCTACTGGTTCTTCTGGGTGGTCGTGCTGGCCGTGGAGGCCACCGCCGGCGCGCGGATCCTCAACGGCTGGATGCCCGGCGTGCCGCAGTGGGCGTTCGCCCTGATCGTGATGGCCGTCCTGACCGCCACCAACCTGTTCTCGGTCGCCTCCTACGGCGAGTTCGAGTTCTGGTTCGCCGGCATCAAGGTCGTGGCGATCGCCGCGTTCCTCGTGGTGGGCGGCCTGGCGCTGTTCGGCGTGCTGCCCGAGACCCACGCGGTCGGCACCGAGAACCTGCTCGACCACGGCGGCTTCCTGCCCCACGGCATCGGCGCGGTCTTCACCGGCATGCTCACCGTGGTCTTCGCCTTCATGGGCAGCGAGATCGTCACCCTGGCCGCCGGCGAGTCCGAGGACCCGGCCCGCGCGGTCAGCAAGGCCACCAACAGCGTGATCTGGCGCATCGGCATCTTCTACCTGGGCTCCATCGCCATCGTGGTCACCCTGCTGCCCTGGGACTCCGCGGACGTCGCCAAGAGCCCGTACGTGGCCGTGCTGGAGCACGTGGGCCTGCCCTACGCCGCCCCGGTGATGGACTTCATCGTGCTCACCGCGGTGCTCTCCTGCCTCAACTCCGGCATGTACACCGCCTCCCGGATGGCCTTCTCGCTCGGCCAGCGCGGCGACGCCCCCAAGGCGTTCGCCAAGGTCACCTCCCGCGGCGTCCCGCTGATCGCGATCCTCGCCTCGGTGGTCTTCGGCTTCGTCGCGGTGTTCTTCAACTACACCTCGCCGGACACCGTGTTCAGCTTCCTGCTCAACTCCTCCGGTGCGGTCGCGCTCTTCGTCTGGCTGGTGATCTGCTTCTCGCAGCTGCGGATGCGCCGCATCCTGGAGCAGGAGTCCCCGGAGAAGCTCACCGTCCGGATGTGGCTCTACCCGTACCTGACCTGGGCCACCATCGGCCTGATCGGCTTCGTCGTGGCCTACATGTTCACCGACGCCTCCGGCCGCGAGCAGATGATCCTCTCGCTGGTCGCCGCCGCGATCGTGCTGATCGCCGCCCGCGTCGTGGAGACCCGCCGTCGCAAGGCGCTCGCCTGA
- a CDS encoding DUF5994 family protein, which produces MSDETSASHREPLPDRIREAAKPGVLVLRLETTQSREGALDGAWWPHSRDISTELPDLVRALTEHIGPIASVGLDADAWDDVPARLVVDGRSVHLDRYPVGDDTVIITRGDRDHFSLLVVPPQASQEAALASMARAVQAGGTDSARQILIATGIGHEPPAGAP; this is translated from the coding sequence ATGTCGGACGAAACCAGTGCTTCGCACCGCGAGCCGCTGCCGGACCGGATCCGGGAGGCCGCGAAGCCGGGGGTGCTCGTGCTGCGCCTGGAGACCACCCAGTCACGCGAAGGTGCGCTCGACGGCGCGTGGTGGCCGCACTCACGGGACATCAGCACCGAACTTCCGGACTTGGTGCGCGCGTTGACCGAGCATATCGGCCCTATCGCGAGCGTCGGTCTGGACGCGGACGCCTGGGACGACGTCCCGGCCCGCCTGGTCGTCGACGGCCGGTCGGTGCACCTCGACCGGTACCCGGTCGGTGACGACACGGTGATCATCACGCGGGGCGACCGCGACCACTTCAGCCTGCTCGTCGTCCCCCCGCAGGCAAGCCAGGAGGCAGCCCTGGCCTCGATGGCACGAGCGGTTCAGGCCGGCGGTACCGACTCGGCGCGACAGATCCTCATCGCCACCGGCATCGGTCACGAGCCACCGGCCGGAGCACCCTGA
- the gcvH gene encoding glycine cleavage system protein GcvH, protein MASPEDLKYTKDHEWVRVTGDKARVGITDFAQKQLGDVVYVELPKTGDRFEASEPFGSVESVKAVTEVYMPLTGSVTTLNDGLNDEPELVNTEPYGEGWMIEVTLSDKGQLEGLLTAAEYEDYIRAEASE, encoded by the coding sequence ATGGCCAGCCCGGAAGACCTCAAGTACACCAAGGACCACGAGTGGGTCCGCGTCACGGGCGACAAGGCCCGCGTGGGGATCACCGACTTCGCCCAGAAGCAGCTCGGCGACGTGGTCTACGTCGAACTGCCCAAGACCGGCGACCGGTTCGAGGCCTCGGAGCCGTTCGGCAGCGTGGAATCGGTGAAGGCGGTGACCGAGGTCTACATGCCGCTGACCGGCTCGGTCACCACGCTGAACGACGGCCTCAACGACGAGCCCGAGCTGGTCAACACCGAGCCGTACGGCGAGGGCTGGATGATCGAGGTCACATTGTCCGACAAGGGGCAGCTGGAGGGGCTGCTCACCGCCGCCGAGTACGAGGACTACATCAGGGCCGAGGCGAGCGAGTAG
- a CDS encoding DinB family protein — protein sequence MSTQQPNPTGQPPAADLERADLLETLAKHRGFLRHTVRGLDDEQAARRTTVSELCLGGLIKHVAGVEARWMRFAVGGAEAMRSEPVDWEGQFRMIGDETLESLLHTYEKVSQETDALVATLDLNTSHALPEAPWFEPGARWSVRRVLLHVIAETAQHAGHADIIRESLDGAKTMG from the coding sequence ATGAGCACCCAGCAGCCGAACCCCACCGGACAGCCGCCCGCCGCCGACCTCGAACGGGCCGACCTGCTGGAGACCCTCGCCAAGCACCGGGGCTTCCTGCGCCACACCGTCCGCGGACTCGACGACGAGCAGGCCGCCCGGCGGACCACCGTCAGCGAGCTCTGCCTGGGCGGCCTGATCAAGCACGTCGCCGGGGTCGAGGCCCGCTGGATGCGGTTCGCCGTCGGCGGCGCCGAGGCCATGCGCAGCGAACCGGTGGACTGGGAGGGCCAGTTCAGGATGATCGGGGACGAGACCCTGGAGAGCCTGCTCCACACCTACGAGAAGGTCTCCCAGGAGACCGACGCCCTGGTGGCCACCCTCGACCTGAACACCTCCCACGCGCTCCCCGAGGCGCCCTGGTTCGAACCCGGCGCCCGCTGGTCGGTGCGCAGGGTCCTGCTGCACGTCATCGCCGAGACCGCCCAGCACGCCGGCCACGCCGACATCATCCGCGAGTCCCTGGACGGCGCGAAGACCATGGGCTGA
- a CDS encoding PRC-barrel domain-containing protein: protein MFEAGDIREWRGHDVVDIGGRKIGTLESVYVDTATDQPSFATVTVGLPTRRRLVFVPLTGATVGPGYLKVPRPKSQVKHAPTIDTDGELPAEGEAAVFAHYELEYVPGAGGERRLARR, encoded by the coding sequence GTGTTCGAGGCGGGTGACATCCGGGAATGGCGCGGCCACGATGTGGTCGACATCGGCGGCCGCAAGATCGGCACGCTGGAGTCCGTCTACGTGGACACCGCGACCGATCAACCGTCGTTCGCCACGGTCACGGTCGGCCTGCCCACACGCCGCCGCCTCGTCTTCGTCCCCTTGACCGGCGCAACCGTCGGTCCCGGCTATCTGAAGGTCCCCCGGCCCAAGAGCCAGGTGAAACACGCGCCGACGATCGACACCGACGGTGAGCTGCCTGCCGAGGGTGAGGCAGCCGTCTTCGCCCACTACGAGCTGGAGTACGTGCCGGGCGCGGGTGGGGAACGCCGCCTGGCCCGCCGGTAG
- a CDS encoding alpha/beta hydrolase — protein sequence MTAFVLVSGTFTGGWIWEDVAARLREAGAEAYPVTLTGMGGDSGTGDPGTDLETHIEDLLRVIDGLSAPELVLVGHEYAVHPVLGAADRRPGRIGRVVHLDAGMPTDGDAAVALVPDPEVRERLLQDGPGAADGWSVPVPGPDGWSRWGSTEGLGEEALARLTALAVPQPAATLTRPLRLTGAVEGVPASGIFCTAGGMSISVLEGMTASGLPQFQALADRRVTFFDLATGHWPMLSAPAELAEALLRAAAGEGHRVTAPTGDQQPFYLRPFLLDTPEPRRERTGPVDLYLPADASPADGPRPAVLLVHGGPIPPDLKPTPRDWSTYTGYGAHLAAQGVIAATVDHRLYGLTEYPVAARDVAAAVDLLRADPRVDGERIALWFFSGGGLLAAPWLAAAPAWLRCVALTYPIAVPLPGWGQVDAAFRPADALGAPGQPPVVLTRAGLEEVEIAATVEQFLAAAEERKAEIEVIEVPEGRHGFETLDHTDGTREAVTRAVGAVLAHLRRP from the coding sequence ATGACGGCATTCGTTCTGGTCTCGGGAACCTTCACCGGCGGCTGGATCTGGGAGGACGTGGCGGCCCGGCTGCGGGAGGCCGGCGCCGAGGCGTACCCGGTGACCCTCACCGGCATGGGCGGCGACAGCGGGACAGGTGACCCGGGGACGGACCTGGAGACGCACATCGAGGACCTGCTGCGGGTGATCGACGGCCTGTCGGCGCCGGAGCTGGTCCTCGTCGGCCACGAGTACGCCGTCCACCCGGTGCTCGGAGCGGCCGACCGCCGGCCCGGGCGGATCGGCCGGGTCGTCCACCTGGACGCCGGCATGCCCACGGACGGCGACGCGGCCGTGGCGCTGGTGCCGGACCCGGAGGTCCGCGAGCGGCTGCTGCAGGACGGCCCCGGCGCCGCCGACGGGTGGAGCGTCCCCGTCCCCGGCCCGGACGGCTGGTCCCGCTGGGGCAGCACCGAGGGCCTCGGCGAGGAGGCGCTCGCCCGGCTCACCGCCCTCGCCGTGCCGCAGCCGGCGGCCACCCTCACCCGGCCGCTCCGGCTCACCGGCGCGGTCGAAGGGGTCCCGGCCAGCGGGATCTTCTGCACCGCGGGCGGGATGAGCATCTCGGTGCTGGAGGGCATGACGGCCTCCGGCCTGCCGCAGTTCCAGGCCCTGGCCGACCGGCGGGTGACCTTCTTCGACCTCGCCACCGGCCACTGGCCGATGCTCTCCGCCCCCGCCGAGCTGGCCGAGGCCCTGCTGCGGGCCGCTGCAGGCGAGGGCCACCGGGTGACCGCCCCGACCGGCGATCAGCAGCCGTTCTACCTCCGCCCGTTCCTGCTGGACACCCCCGAGCCGCGCCGCGAGCGCACCGGCCCGGTCGACCTCTACCTCCCCGCCGACGCCTCCCCGGCGGACGGGCCGCGTCCGGCCGTGCTGCTGGTCCACGGCGGCCCGATCCCCCCGGACCTGAAGCCGACCCCGCGTGACTGGAGCACCTACACCGGCTACGGCGCGCACCTCGCCGCCCAGGGCGTGATCGCCGCGACGGTCGACCACCGGCTGTACGGCCTCACCGAGTACCCGGTGGCCGCCCGGGACGTCGCGGCCGCCGTCGACCTGCTCCGGGCCGACCCGCGGGTTGACGGCGAGCGGATCGCCCTCTGGTTCTTCTCCGGCGGCGGACTGCTCGCCGCCCCCTGGCTCGCCGCCGCGCCGGCCTGGCTGCGCTGCGTGGCCCTGACCTACCCGATCGCCGTACCGCTGCCCGGCTGGGGCCAGGTTGACGCCGCGTTCCGGCCGGCCGACGCGCTGGGCGCGCCCGGGCAGCCGCCCGTGGTGCTGACCCGGGCCGGCCTGGAGGAGGTGGAGATCGCGGCCACCGTGGAGCAGTTCCTGGCCGCCGCCGAGGAGCGCAAGGCCGAGATCGAGGTGATCGAGGTCCCCGAGGGCCGCCACGGCTTCGAGACCCTGGACCACACCGACGGCACCCGCGAGGCCGTCACCCGCGCGGTGGGCGCCGTCCTCGCCCACCTCCGCCGGCCCTGA